One stretch of Roseimicrobium sp. ORNL1 DNA includes these proteins:
- a CDS encoding TetR/AcrR family transcriptional regulator encodes MKKKSPARPAPSGPSNRELRTRKDLLRAASQLIKQGHKPSMDEIAKEALVSRATAYRYFPNVEALLAEAPADAAVGTLETLFDGDTSTDAEARIDKAETAMHRATYDNEASLRIMLANSIGRSRDDADAAPVRQNRRLPLIEAALSTSRGRFRDGDYKKLCAALSVIFGTESMIVFQDVLRMDEKSARKVKSWAAKALVRAAMVR; translated from the coding sequence ATGAAAAAGAAGAGCCCAGCCAGGCCCGCGCCATCGGGTCCAAGCAATCGAGAACTGCGCACGCGCAAGGATCTTCTGCGTGCCGCCAGTCAGCTCATCAAGCAAGGGCACAAGCCCAGCATGGATGAGATTGCAAAGGAAGCGCTCGTCTCACGCGCCACAGCCTACCGCTACTTTCCCAATGTGGAGGCGCTGCTCGCGGAGGCGCCTGCAGATGCCGCGGTAGGAACGCTGGAGACGCTCTTCGATGGCGACACCTCCACCGATGCCGAAGCTCGCATCGACAAGGCCGAGACAGCAATGCATCGCGCCACCTATGACAACGAAGCCTCTCTGCGCATCATGCTGGCGAACAGCATTGGTCGTTCCCGTGATGATGCGGATGCTGCTCCTGTCCGCCAGAATCGACGACTGCCACTCATCGAGGCTGCGCTCTCCACTTCGCGCGGTCGCTTTCGTGATGGGGACTACAAGAAACTCTGCGCTGCGCTGTCCGTCATCTTCGGCACCGAGTCGATGATCGTCTTCCAGGATGTCCTGCGCATGGATGAGAAGAGTGCGCGCAAGGTGAAGAGCTGGGCAGCGAAGGCACTGGTGCGGGCAGCGATGGTGCGGTGA
- a CDS encoding ester cyclase, whose product MPLTPAQMDQKLDEHFGYEASDNVEGVLATLSQDATHDIVGWPTGPSRNHASIRGFYETLFSDLADGKATTLNRRYGENFMVDESLWEGRAPGRPFGIEGNNRPLAFRLLHVLEFKDDGQIQKEQVWVDLASILQQLTPAEAA is encoded by the coding sequence ATGCCCCTCACCCCTGCCCAGATGGACCAGAAGCTGGATGAACACTTCGGCTACGAAGCCAGCGACAATGTGGAAGGCGTGCTCGCCACGCTCTCACAGGATGCCACGCATGACATCGTCGGCTGGCCCACCGGTCCCAGTCGTAATCACGCCAGCATCCGCGGATTCTATGAGACGCTGTTCAGCGATCTCGCGGATGGCAAGGCCACTACCCTGAACCGCAGGTACGGAGAGAACTTCATGGTGGATGAGTCGCTCTGGGAAGGCCGCGCGCCGGGACGCCCCTTCGGCATCGAGGGAAACAATCGTCCCCTCGCCTTCCGTCTCCTGCATGTGCTCGAGTTCAAGGATGATGGGCAGATCCAGAAGGAGCAGGTGTGGGTGGACCTCGCGTCGATTCTGCAACAGCTCACCCCTGCTGAGGCCGCATGA
- a CDS encoding GNAT family N-acetyltransferase → MAVTVRILKPSDAGLIVSAAPGVFDHAPQMPLTTEFLKDPWHHLVAAIDEGRLVGFISAMHYLHPDKLTELWINEVGVAPTHQSKGIGAQLLRTMLDHGRKLGCVNAWVLTDKANTAAMRLYAGAGGVEVEKPAVMFEFDLGSREPAVGAS, encoded by the coding sequence ATGGCAGTCACCGTCCGAATCCTGAAGCCTTCAGACGCTGGCCTCATCGTCAGTGCCGCGCCCGGCGTGTTTGATCATGCACCGCAAATGCCGCTTACCACGGAGTTCCTCAAGGATCCCTGGCATCACCTGGTTGCAGCCATCGATGAAGGCCGTCTTGTGGGCTTCATCTCCGCCATGCATTACTTGCATCCGGACAAGTTGACGGAGCTTTGGATCAATGAGGTGGGTGTCGCTCCCACACATCAGAGCAAAGGCATCGGTGCTCAGCTGCTGCGAACCATGCTGGATCACGGAAGGAAACTTGGCTGCGTGAATGCCTGGGTGCTGACAGACAAGGCGAACACGGCGGCGATGCGTCTCTATGCGGGCGCAGGTGGCGTGGAGGTGGAGAAGCCAGCGGTGATGTTCGAGTTTGACCTTGGAAGTCGCGAGCCTGCCGTGGGAGCATCGTAA
- a CDS encoding DUF502 domain-containing protein, which yields MSEPPFSASPIRHPLVWVRNKFLAGLAVVIPLVVTFWILKLVYEFIRSLSQPLLESFAGVYNQAMPDPTLQIDITSEHFSQFVSLIGFLIPMGLVVALGVMATNVIGVRVVSAMDKLLLSIPVISFIYKSLKQVIEAFRGFGGTRSFKRVVYVDYPSPGMKLIGFVTGQYDDPRTKKNMSCVFLPGALSPMTGLLIVTETTRLEDAPLTIEDAMKMIFSGGLIAPPSEQELAARALKKPKASKQRDVQAPVPQNPDFAHLPTAEDSIDTFTDPPTTSSSSVPVPEKEKSAMLVGTAGRER from the coding sequence ATGTCTGAACCTCCATTCTCAGCATCCCCAATCCGCCATCCCCTTGTATGGGTCCGGAACAAGTTCCTCGCGGGCTTGGCAGTGGTGATTCCTTTGGTGGTGACGTTCTGGATTCTGAAGCTGGTTTACGAGTTCATTCGGAGCCTGAGCCAGCCACTGCTGGAGTCCTTCGCCGGCGTGTACAACCAGGCGATGCCGGACCCAACGCTGCAAATTGACATCACCAGCGAGCATTTTTCGCAATTCGTAAGCCTGATCGGCTTCCTCATCCCCATGGGGTTGGTGGTGGCCTTGGGTGTGATGGCCACGAACGTCATCGGGGTGCGCGTGGTATCGGCCATGGACAAGCTCCTGCTGAGCATCCCGGTCATCTCCTTCATCTACAAATCGCTTAAACAAGTGATTGAGGCCTTCCGCGGTTTCGGCGGCACCCGCAGTTTCAAAAGAGTGGTGTACGTGGATTATCCTTCACCCGGAATGAAGCTTATCGGCTTCGTCACGGGTCAGTACGATGACCCCAGGACGAAGAAGAACATGAGCTGTGTCTTCCTGCCCGGAGCCCTCAGCCCCATGACCGGTCTGCTCATCGTGACCGAGACCACGCGTCTGGAGGATGCACCCCTGACGATAGAAGATGCCATGAAAATGATTTTTTCGGGCGGACTCATTGCACCGCCCAGTGAACAGGAGCTGGCGGCCCGGGCTCTGAAGAAGCCCAAGGCTTCCAAGCAGCGCGACGTACAGGCGCCAGTTCCACAGAATCCGGATTTCGCCCATCTCCCCACCGCTGAGGACTCGATCGACACCTTCACGGATCCGCCGACCACATCTTCCTCATCGGTGCCTGTTCCCGAAAAAGAGAAGTCCGCGATGCTGGTTGGAACCGCCGGACGCGAGCGCTGA
- a CDS encoding LptA/OstA family protein: MTPSTYLIAVPLSLIAISGWLVKVENDSFTKGARTSQLQQLPTHSNGRGVGVQPPVAPELSREHARFAWASGGADGVAPLGEDVQQRPLGSRATRQRNWMESGTPSPSAKSKQLPEIENFRQQAPPEETAFEGVPSGSGFHITADEATRVDMGSLKVVFRGHVSMTSPQFNLSGDELVVHLGKDRTSFKMVEAKGSVNVQLTGVPPEKRYRGQSGQAVYDPGKGTLVMTGWPKIQGQGQELVAAEQSTKVLLYPKTGKMLTEGRAQTRVAKRLMEEAGPAAGN, encoded by the coding sequence GTGACGCCGTCCACCTACCTCATCGCAGTGCCGTTGAGCCTCATCGCCATTTCCGGCTGGCTGGTGAAGGTGGAGAATGACAGTTTCACAAAAGGCGCACGAACCTCTCAACTTCAGCAGCTTCCGACTCATTCCAATGGCAGGGGCGTCGGTGTGCAACCGCCGGTGGCGCCAGAACTGAGCCGCGAGCACGCAAGATTTGCCTGGGCCAGTGGCGGAGCTGACGGGGTCGCCCCTTTGGGTGAAGATGTCCAGCAACGCCCCTTGGGGTCTCGGGCAACGAGGCAGAGGAACTGGATGGAGTCAGGCACCCCCTCCCCTTCTGCGAAATCGAAGCAACTTCCTGAAATCGAAAATTTTAGACAGCAGGCCCCTCCGGAAGAGACGGCGTTTGAGGGAGTACCCTCGGGATCGGGATTTCACATCACTGCGGACGAAGCGACCCGGGTGGACATGGGCAGCCTGAAGGTGGTGTTTCGCGGCCACGTTTCCATGACCTCGCCGCAGTTCAATCTCTCTGGGGATGAATTGGTCGTGCATCTAGGCAAGGACCGGACCTCTTTCAAGATGGTGGAAGCCAAAGGGAGCGTGAACGTGCAGCTCACCGGCGTGCCCCCTGAGAAGCGCTACCGCGGCCAATCAGGCCAGGCGGTCTACGATCCAGGCAAAGGCACCCTAGTCATGACGGGCTGGCCAAAAATCCAAGGCCAGGGCCAAGAACTGGTTGCCGCTGAGCAAAGTACAAAAGTGCTCCTCTACCCCAAGACCGGCAAGATGCTCACCGAAGGCCGCGCCCAGACGCGCGTGGCGAAACGGCTGATGGAAGAAGCCGGTCCAGCGGCCGGGAATTAA